The following is a genomic window from Bacillus sp. FJAT-52991.
ACTTGGCAAACTCATTACGAGGCGTCACGCCCACTTCCGCTGCTTTTTCATCGCCGAAAGCTAGAGCAATCGTGGTAATAGCTGCTGAGACAAAGACGAGAAAGAATACAAGCATAACGAAATGAAACTTCTTCAACCGAATATAATGGGTTTGCTTGTCACCAGACTGTTCGGATTTATTTTCTTCCATGTTGCTCACCGCTTTCCATCCTGTAGTACAGTTATTTTTCAACTCTTCCATTCTAACAGTTTTTCAATTAATAAAAAAGAAAAAACTCCCCATTTCATGGAATGGGAAGTTTTTTCACTTATTCTACATCGTATCCTTGGTCTTCTACAGCGGCTTTCATTTGAGTCACCGTTGCTTTTTCATGATCGAATTCAACCGCTACAGAACCACTTGGTAAATCAACGGCTACTTCTTTCACACCTTCTACTTCTAATAATGCTGATTTCACTGCTTTCTCGCAATGTCCGCAAGTCATTCCTTTTACTTGTAAAGTGATTTGTTCCATGTTCTTTTCCTCCAATTTTTAATTTTAACTGTGTTAAATTATCATATTGATTTTTGACTCATTTGAATGGAATGAAAAGAAAACTAAAGAGAAAATGCATTTTCTCAACGTTTTTTTCATTCCATTCACTTTCAGCATCTGCTGAAAGCGTGCAAAATGGCCATTTTGCACGAATGAGTCAAAAATAGTCGAAATCAACATCGTTGTTTAGAAAAGCCTAAACTTTAACTCGTTTTAACCTTAGGGAATTGGTTACAACTGAGACGGAGCTAAATGCCATCGCCGCCCCCGCTACCCAAGGAGCGAGTAAACCGAGCGCCGCAACAGGAACACCGACTCCATTGTAAATCAATGCCCAAAATAAATTTTGGCGAATGTTTTTGATGGTTTCTTTGCTGAGCTTGATTGCTTTTGGAATGAGCAATAAATCGCCGCCAAGCAATGTAATGTCCGCTGCCTCAATCGCCACATCTGTTCCTGTGCCAATCGCCATCCCCACATCGGCCAAAGCTAATGCCGGAGCATCATTAATCCCATCGCCCACCATGCCAACAACGAACCCTTTCGCTTGTAGCTCTTCCACCTTATTTGCCTTATCTTGCGGCAAAACTTCAGCGAAAATATGCTCCTCTTGAATCCCCACTTCTCGGCCAATCGCTTTCGCTGTTCGACTGTTGTCTCCTGTCAGCATATAAACAGTGATGCCTTGGCTTACTAAGTGATCGATCGCTTGTTTCGCTGTTTCTTTAATCGTATCTGCTACGGCAATA
Proteins encoded in this region:
- the copZ gene encoding copper chaperone CopZ, yielding MEQITLQVKGMTCGHCEKAVKSALLEVEGVKEVAVDLPSGSVAVEFDHEKATVTQMKAAVEDQGYDVE